In Candidatus Bathyarchaeota archaeon, the sequence AGAATGCTTCGATGGGTCTATTATTCTTCCGTCATATTTGCCGCCTTCTAAGTTCTTCTTAACATACTCGTCTACTGGGATGTCTAAGTAGATTTTTTGACCATACTCACCTGCAAGTATGTAGGATCTCGCTATTCCCGTGGCTCCTAGAACGTCAAGTTTGTCGGCGTCAGACAAGATTTTTGCTTCTATTGTTTTAGGTTTAACTGGGCTTCTATATCTGTGGGCAACAATGCAGTGTTTGACAAGTTTTATTTTATCTTCTGAATAGCCCAACTTCCTTAGAATTTTCTCGCTCATTTCCGCACCGAGAACTGCATGGTCAACGCTTCGACTCTCCTTAGCCCTAGCAATGTCGTGGAGCAACGCCGCTGTTTTTAAGACGTCTAAATCAACGTTTTCCTCATACTTTGCCAAAAGCATGCATAAATTGTAGACTCTCATTACATGGTTTATATCGTGAGCTGGACTAGCTCCTTCCATTTCTTTTTTAACAATTTCGTAGAGTCTCTGATACTTTTGCTCCATAATCGCCAATTAGTCCTCTTAAATTATAAAATTTTAAATTTTCAACTGTTGATTATCGTGAGCGTAGATGTAAATGGCGTTTGGAATACGCCTAAGTTTGTCAATAGAGTCTAAAGCTTTACCAGCGTGATATAAAACTCCCGGAATATTTCTTTTTTCCAAATTTTCTTTCAGAGGCGCAGCGTCTCCGCAGTAAACGTAATTTTTGTCGTTTAACTTCACAATAACTGATTGATGTCCAACAGTGTGGCCAGCAGTTGGTAAGATTGAGATTTCTTCAGTAAGCCTATACTTCCCTTTCAGCGTAACGTAGTCTACATTAACATCGAAAAATTCGCGTATGTATGCTGCTTTCTGAAATCTGTCCGGCGCATATGCATATCTTAACTCATCTGCTTGCACGTAAAATTTGGCGTTCTTGAACAAGGCGTTGTTACCACAATGGTCAAAATGTAAATGCGTGTTAACCACGATTGTTATATCATCCGGCTTTAAACCGTGAAGGCTAAGCTGAGCCTTCAAATTCTGGTTTTCTGCACGTTTAACCTCGTAAAAGCGTTTATACTTTTCAGGGAGTTCTCCTAGGCCCGTGTCAACCAGTATTTTCTCTTTTTCAGTTATTATTAGCAAAGGCTTTAGAGCAGCCTCATATTTCTGTCCCTGATACTTTCCATATACAAGAAAGCTTTTATCGAGCGTAAAGGAACCGTTGTTAAGGAGGATAAGCTTCACCGCTTAGGTTTCTCCTCTTACCTGATTTATCTCCTTTACTAGTGGAGGTAAATCAGTCAGCGAAGTTATTATGCATGTTGCCCCGGCGTCAATTAACTGCTTCGCCGTGGAAATTCCCGTTGTCACTCCAACTGCATACGAGCCTAAACTGGATGCGCTTTTCATGTCTAAAACGCTGTCGCCGACCACTATGGCTTCTTTAGGTTCAACGTTTAGAAGCATCAAAACCTTCTGAAGATGCGAGGCGTCGGGCTTAACCCTAGAAACACTTTCCCGCGTTACAACCACTTCGAAAAGATCTTTTAACCTAAATCTTTTAAGAACTTGCATTGTAGCGTTTGAGCTGTTCAATGTGAAAAGTCCGAGCTTTAAATTCATTCTTTTAAGTTCTTCTAGAGTTTCCTGCGCTCCGGGAATTAGACTTGTCTGACGAACAGCCTCAAGTTCAAACTTCTCAATTATCGACAAAGCTTTCTCTCTAACATCCTCGATTTCATCTCTATTTTTCCCATTGTTACGCATGAAAACCTCAACTTTCTTAAGCATATCAAAAACACTTTCATTAATAGAGAAAAGCGAAGGTGGAAAACCGGAGCTAACCAGAAACTGCTTAACCTCCGCCCTAACAACCCTATAGTCAAATCTAAACTCTATCAGCGTACCATCCAAATCGAATATTACTGCTTTCACTGGCATATCATGCTTGCTCCATGTAAAGTTGCGTATGGAAACTTCTTTATGAAAGACTTAAGCCCAAAATATATCTTGTGGTTGAGAAAATATTACCAAAATAAATAGTTACTTTACGAATTTGTCGATTTTTTCAGTTCTTCATCTGTCATTTTTTGGACTTCTGCGAATGCGATTGTGATGTATACGCGTATTAGGTCGCGACTCATTAATCCGACGCTTCCCTTTCCGTGTGTTAATGCACCCACATGTCCAAAGTGTTTTATATACACTTGTAGTTAATAACCGTTACGATTTAGAAATAAAATTTATATAATGAAGCATTTTAAGTAACAAAAGGGTGGAAAGTGACTAGAAAGGATGTTAAAACAAAGATTAACTTGAGGATTAATATTGAAGGTGAACTGTTGGATAAGTTTAACTTTTTGCGGAGTAAGACAGGAATTTTCACAGGAACAGACCTCGTTAGGTATTTGATTGTTCAAGCGTATAATCGTGAAATCGAGAAAGAAAAGAATAAATAAACTTTTTTCTGATATGTTTTATTGTTATTTTGGGAGTGACCAGTTAAACTATTGTTAATATATTCTAAGCGTTGACGTTCTAATGTCTCGTGTCGCGTGTATGGCTAATGTTAATCCTCAAGTTAATCTTTGTTTTAATACACAAACATATCTTGTGGTTTCAGTTGAATTGTCAAAATTTAAATTATGTGAATGGATGAAGCTTTAAAGGAGATGTAGACCTCCTTTCCACGCTCAAGCTTCATCTCAATAAACGATCGCTTAGTAATTAGGGCAACAAAGGAAAGGCCTTCAACTTTAACCATTAAACTTATGAGAGAGCCCATATCGATGAAATCTGAAATTTTTCCTCGCAGCACATTCCGCATACTTGACTTAAGCGGACTTTTGGAAATAATTATGTCGTCCGGCCTAATGCCCACTATGCAGTTTCCACTCTTTTTAGTTATGGCTTCAACAAAAACTCCGCCAATGTCGATCTTGGCAATTCCCTCCTTATTCTCAACAATTTTACCATCAAATAGATTTTCAAATCCGACGAATCTAGCCACAAAATCATCTTTCGGTCTACGAAAAACCTGTTCCGGTGAACCAGTTTGAATTATGGTTCCGTCCTTCATAACCGCTAGGCGATTGGCGAGTATAAATGCCTCAATCTGATCATGCGTAACATGAA encodes:
- a CDS encoding HD domain-containing protein translates to MEQKYQRLYEIVKKEMEGASPAHDINHVMRVYNLCMLLAKYEENVDLDVLKTAALLHDIARAKESRSVDHAVLGAEMSEKILRKLGYSEDKIKLVKHCIVAHRYRSPVKPKTIEAKILSDADKLDVLGATGIARSYILAGEYGQKIYLDIPVDEYVKKNLEGGKYDGRIIDPSKHSPNLEFETKFKYIPNRLYTRKAKEIAKERLKYMQQFFERLKREIKAEI
- a CDS encoding N-acyl homoserine lactonase family protein, which gives rise to MKLILLNNGSFTLDKSFLVYGKYQGQKYEAALKPLLIITEKEKILVDTGLGELPEKYKRFYEVKRAENQNLKAQLSLHGLKPDDITIVVNTHLHFDHCGNNALFKNAKFYVQADELRYAYAPDRFQKAAYIREFFDVNVDYVTLKGKYRLTEEISILPTAGHTVGHQSVIVKLNDKNYVYCGDAAPLKENLEKRNIPGVLYHAGKALDSIDKLRRIPNAIYIYAHDNQQLKI
- a CDS encoding HAD family hydrolase, which encodes MPVKAVIFDLDGTLIEFRFDYRVVRAEVKQFLVSSGFPPSLFSINESVFDMLKKVEVFMRNNGKNRDEIEDVREKALSIIEKFELEAVRQTSLIPGAQETLEELKRMNLKLGLFTLNSSNATMQVLKRFRLKDLFEVVVTRESVSRVKPDASHLQKVLMLLNVEPKEAIVVGDSVLDMKSASSLGSYAVGVTTGISTAKQLIDAGATCIITSLTDLPPLVKEINQVRGET